One genomic region from Kineobactrum salinum encodes:
- a CDS encoding 2-hydroxychromene-2-carboxylate isomerase has translation MTIDFYFDFISPYGWIGAERIGAIARRFGRRVNWHPFLLQVTVMETMGLKPPLETPLKGAYLLHDIKRFLRYHGLGMSDQARFGFSSLAPARAVLWVRESSPGNVEDLVLALYRAHWAQGRDISEVSTVLQVVADLGLPESQVATALKSGAIKTALREETASAVRAGVFGSPTVVTDDEMFWGADRLPMVEAWLERGGW, from the coding sequence GTGACGATCGATTTCTACTTCGACTTCATATCGCCCTATGGCTGGATTGGTGCTGAGCGCATCGGGGCGATTGCACGCCGCTTCGGGCGTCGTGTGAACTGGCATCCGTTCCTGTTGCAGGTGACGGTAATGGAGACCATGGGACTGAAGCCGCCACTGGAGACACCACTGAAAGGTGCCTACCTGCTTCACGACATTAAAAGATTCCTCCGATATCATGGCCTTGGGATGTCGGATCAGGCACGTTTCGGATTCAGTTCACTGGCCCCGGCGCGCGCTGTTCTCTGGGTGCGTGAGAGCTCGCCGGGAAACGTCGAAGATCTGGTGCTTGCTCTGTATCGAGCGCACTGGGCACAGGGGAGGGACATTTCCGAGGTGAGTACAGTGCTTCAGGTTGTGGCCGATCTCGGTCTTCCCGAATCACAGGTCGCAACGGCCCTCAAGAGTGGGGCCATCAAGACAGCGCTGCGCGAGGAAACCGCTTCTGCTGTCCGGGCCGGTGTTTTCGGCTCGCCTACGGTTGTTACAGATGATGAGATGTTCTGGGGAGCAGACCGGCTACCCATGGTGGAGGCATGGTTGGAAAGGGGCGGATGGTAG
- a CDS encoding AMP-binding enzyme, with the protein MIGYFNNPQATDAAIDKEGWLHTGDIGSMDEHGYCRVLGRLRDMIIRGGENIYPREIEDVLFTHPAVASVAVVGLPDPDWGETVAACVILREGQQIEPAALEAFCRARLAGFKVPRSWHFLDSFPQTASGKIQKFALRDQLLGGARDVEEA; encoded by the coding sequence ATGATCGGCTACTTCAACAATCCTCAGGCCACGGATGCCGCAATCGATAAAGAGGGCTGGCTTCACACCGGCGATATCGGCAGCATGGATGAGCATGGTTATTGCCGCGTGCTCGGCAGGCTGCGCGACATGATCATTCGCGGAGGAGAGAACATCTACCCCAGGGAAATAGAAGATGTGCTCTTCACTCACCCGGCGGTCGCCAGCGTGGCGGTAGTCGGTCTGCCGGATCCCGACTGGGGGGAAACAGTAGCAGCGTGCGTCATTTTACGCGAGGGTCAGCAAATCGAGCCCGCGGCGCTGGAGGCGTTCTGTCGCGCCAGGCTCGCGGGCTTCAAGGTGCCAAGGAGCTGGCATTTTCTCGACAGCTTTCCGCAGACAGCATCGGGCAAGATCCAGAAGTTCGCACTCCGTGATCAACTGCTCGGTGGGGCGCGAGACGTGGAGGAAGCGTGA
- a CDS encoding rhodanese-like domain-containing protein, which yields MREPQEYDIAHIPGSQLIPLAELRQRLEALDPAQLYVITCHRGTRSVQAWRVLQAAGFAELEVLEGGVNAWAERIDPDMARY from the coding sequence GTGCGCGAACCCCAGGAATATGACATTGCCCATATTCCTGGATCGCAGCTCATTCCGTTGGCCGAGTTGCGACAGCGACTGGAGGCACTGGACCCTGCTCAACTCTATGTCATCACCTGTCACCGCGGGACACGCAGTGTACAGGCGTGGCGCGTGCTGCAAGCGGCAGGGTTTGCTGAACTGGAGGTCCTGGAAGGCGGGGTCAATGCCTGGGCGGAGCGAATTGACCCTGATATGGCGCGCTACTGA
- a CDS encoding M14 family metallopeptidase → MEKVHDTENSVIASILREGKRGSVHRGKLQLGTRATGADIAISYIVVLGAEAGPTLWINGQVHGTEVCGIVAGMEFCRNLDPASLKGSVVFTASANPLALESRTWATQQDFGQNLDTLFPGRSNGFITERMAACLMAEILAVRPALLLSMHAQGTDFESQIYGVYKLPPNCVVEPSYLYRLLRVFNPFAICHQSVLPGSGEHPGNHAGALDYLALVNGIPAFMVEFGVAQRATPEEVQLGIACYRNICVELGMLERSDTAAFITKSRLVNARGHLNVDVGGIWQSPLKSGAVVKAGDPIGTITDFTGVVLATVTLPMDILLIALRLDPVVHTGDSVAYIASEWSELTFG, encoded by the coding sequence ATGGAAAAAGTACACGACACTGAAAATAGCGTGATAGCGAGCATTCTGCGCGAGGGCAAACGCGGTAGCGTTCACCGGGGAAAGCTGCAGCTTGGGACCCGCGCTACAGGGGCGGACATCGCCATCAGTTACATCGTGGTCCTCGGAGCGGAGGCCGGACCGACCCTGTGGATCAACGGACAGGTACACGGCACAGAGGTTTGCGGGATCGTCGCCGGGATGGAATTCTGTCGTAATCTCGATCCGGCATCGCTTAAAGGTTCGGTGGTTTTCACCGCCAGTGCCAACCCGCTGGCTCTGGAAAGCCGGACATGGGCCACGCAACAGGACTTCGGCCAGAATCTCGATACACTCTTCCCCGGACGCTCAAACGGCTTCATAACCGAGCGGATGGCCGCCTGCCTCATGGCCGAGATTCTGGCTGTAAGACCGGCGCTTCTGCTCAGCATGCATGCTCAAGGAACTGATTTTGAGAGCCAAATCTATGGCGTCTACAAGCTGCCTCCGAACTGCGTCGTCGAACCAAGCTACCTGTACCGGTTGCTGCGGGTGTTCAACCCTTTTGCCATCTGCCATCAAAGCGTGCTACCAGGGTCTGGAGAGCATCCCGGCAATCATGCGGGAGCTCTGGACTATCTCGCACTGGTGAATGGAATTCCGGCATTCATGGTTGAGTTCGGCGTAGCCCAGCGCGCCACACCTGAAGAAGTGCAACTCGGCATTGCCTGCTACCGTAATATCTGTGTGGAGCTGGGCATGCTCGAGCGGTCAGACACCGCCGCTTTCATCACAAAATCCCGGCTGGTAAATGCACGCGGCCATCTGAATGTCGACGTTGGAGGCATCTGGCAGTCACCGCTCAAGAGCGGCGCTGTCGTGAAAGCCGGGGACCCGATCGGTACCATCACGGATTTTACAGGCGTAGTGCTGGCTACCGTTACGCTGCCGATGGACATACTGTTGATAGCATTGCGCCTGGATCCTGTTGTCCACACCGGCGACAGCGTGGCCTATATCGCAAGCGAGTGGTCAGAGCTGACCTTCGGCTAG
- a CDS encoding enoyl-CoA hydratase/isomerase family protein, giving the protein MTIVDAKSDEGATAADETPVQCGVRDGVGVVTLNRPGKRNAMSAEMYGLFNVAMNSHQANADVKAILIAGHGKAFCAGGDLDMIDAAQKGVINADSLDLEFLQPALITKPIVCGVVGPCVGEGVAMVLACDMVICGESARFALPEVGLGIPPVDIPLLAARRLNANYIIELLLTGDWKDAGWADKVGLVNSVVPDGMVWELAFELARRIALAPPSAVALVKSLVYEARVSGDLDALRQYGASVRREIRQAL; this is encoded by the coding sequence ATGACAATCGTGGATGCGAAATCCGATGAGGGGGCGACTGCTGCTGATGAGACGCCTGTACAGTGTGGCGTACGCGATGGTGTCGGGGTGGTGACGCTGAACCGGCCAGGCAAGCGGAACGCGATGTCTGCGGAAATGTACGGTTTGTTCAACGTCGCCATGAATTCACACCAGGCCAACGCGGATGTCAAAGCGATACTCATTGCGGGCCATGGTAAGGCATTTTGCGCTGGCGGTGATCTGGATATGATTGACGCGGCGCAAAAAGGGGTTATTAATGCGGACAGCCTCGATCTGGAATTCCTGCAGCCAGCATTGATCACGAAGCCTATTGTCTGCGGTGTTGTCGGTCCCTGCGTTGGTGAAGGTGTCGCGATGGTGCTGGCATGCGACATGGTTATTTGTGGGGAGTCAGCGCGCTTCGCATTGCCGGAGGTTGGCCTCGGTATTCCGCCTGTCGATATCCCGCTTCTCGCCGCTCGAAGGCTTAACGCGAACTATATAATCGAGCTCCTTCTGACCGGCGACTGGAAGGATGCTGGGTGGGCGGATAAAGTGGGTCTGGTCAATAGTGTAGTGCCCGATGGCATGGTTTGGGAGCTCGCTTTTGAGCTGGCTCGCAGGATCGCGCTGGCGCCGCCCTCCGCGGTGGCACTGGTGAAATCCCTGGTTTATGAGGCCCGGGTGTCGGGAGACCTGGACGCGCTTCGACAATACGGTGCTTCAGTACGAAGAGAAATTCGACAGGCTTTGTAA
- a CDS encoding phenylacetate--CoA ligase family protein yields MTKVLHHSDVDHLGDEDLRRLQFSKLRQQLVRVYEQSPYYRQKFKAAGVNPHRLRGWDDYANYPFFDKEEERISQERSRDELRHPFGMHVTCEVSAINRISASSGTTGTPTYIGYTARDRAVSEEHFARMAARMGLAQGDRALFAGVMSMWVVGIPSVDAMLNLGFCVIPIGGLAKTERFAQTAIDTRPDFIMCTPSYGLHLIKAVPEKTRWRTQDFGIRKMLVFGEPGGSIPEIRQRLSEGFGGAEVYDMSGGTGCNNPLGVSCEAHNGIHIFSSDNALMEVLDSDLMPQPLENGVEGEVVFTGLVKECQPLVRWRDKDLIRVYTDPCPCGRPGPRIEFLGRIDDMLLVKGVNVFPNAVRDVVARSSDLVSGDIQIIRHSPSAVVEAPVEVQVCLKPDVADEPRESLKLRLEEILQNTLRFRARVKLIDPEGFTLEYGSTGKAKLVRTLSTSKPVV; encoded by the coding sequence ATGACTAAAGTTCTACATCATTCTGATGTCGATCATCTTGGCGACGAGGATCTGCGTCGTCTTCAGTTCTCGAAGTTGAGGCAGCAACTTGTCCGTGTCTACGAACAATCGCCTTACTACAGGCAGAAGTTCAAGGCCGCCGGCGTCAATCCTCACCGCCTTCGCGGATGGGATGATTATGCGAACTATCCGTTTTTCGACAAGGAGGAAGAGCGGATCAGCCAGGAGCGGTCTCGCGATGAGCTGAGACACCCTTTCGGAATGCACGTCACCTGTGAGGTGTCGGCAATCAACCGTATCAGCGCATCATCAGGCACCACCGGTACCCCCACCTACATTGGTTACACGGCGCGCGACCGCGCAGTGTCCGAAGAGCACTTTGCACGTATGGCGGCCAGGATGGGGCTGGCGCAGGGTGATCGTGCATTGTTTGCGGGCGTGATGAGCATGTGGGTTGTGGGTATCCCGTCCGTCGATGCCATGCTCAACCTCGGATTCTGTGTGATCCCGATCGGTGGCCTGGCGAAGACTGAACGGTTTGCGCAGACGGCGATTGATACCCGGCCCGATTTTATCATGTGTACACCGTCTTACGGTTTGCATCTGATCAAGGCGGTGCCGGAGAAAACACGCTGGCGAACACAGGATTTCGGGATCCGTAAAATGCTCGTCTTCGGCGAGCCAGGCGGTAGCATACCGGAAATACGGCAGCGACTGTCCGAGGGGTTTGGCGGTGCCGAAGTCTATGACATGTCTGGCGGTACGGGATGTAACAACCCGCTGGGGGTTTCGTGTGAAGCACACAATGGAATTCACATCTTCTCCAGCGACAATGCCTTGATGGAAGTTCTGGACAGTGACCTGATGCCCCAACCCCTGGAAAATGGCGTAGAGGGCGAGGTCGTATTCACTGGTCTCGTCAAGGAGTGTCAGCCGCTTGTCCGCTGGCGCGACAAGGATCTTATCCGCGTCTACACGGACCCGTGCCCCTGTGGCCGACCGGGGCCCAGGATCGAATTTCTTGGGCGTATCGATGATATGCTGCTGGTGAAAGGCGTCAACGTCTTCCCGAATGCTGTCCGGGACGTCGTTGCGCGCAGTTCGGATCTCGTCAGCGGAGACATTCAAATCATCCGCCATTCCCCTTCGGCCGTGGTTGAGGCGCCCGTCGAAGTGCAAGTCTGCCTGAAGCCGGATGTTGCCGACGAACCCCGTGAGAGCCTGAAGCTGCGGTTGGAAGAAATTCTGCAGAACACGCTCAGGTTCCGTGCCCGGGTAAAGTTGATTGACCCGGAGGGCTTTACGCTGGAGTACGGGTCGACTGGCAAGGCGAAACTGGTGCGGACGCTTTCGACTTCAAAGCCAGTGGTCTGA
- a CDS encoding HesA/MoeB/ThiF family protein, with protein sequence MANLSSDELLRYSRHLVMPEVTLAGQERLKDARVLCVGAGGLGSPLTLYLAAAGIGTLGLVEFDVVDASNIQRQVLYSSADVGRPKLEAAVERLAQLNPHIQLIPHPEQLTADNVTAIAAGYDILVDGSDNFPSRYLLNDAAVLAGKPLVHASVFRFEGQLSVFDAVRGPCYRCLFPEPPPAELVPSCAEGGVMGMLPGILGSMQALEVVKLILDRGQTLVGRLLLFDGLAASWRELPVKKDPQCAICGTQPSISVPAAPPAACADRPDNTGTTEVPLVSVEEVAARITAQRPCA encoded by the coding sequence ATGGCCAATCTGTCCAGCGACGAATTGCTGCGCTACAGCCGCCATCTGGTCATGCCCGAAGTAACCCTGGCAGGGCAGGAGCGGCTGAAGGATGCCCGTGTACTGTGTGTAGGCGCCGGTGGGCTGGGTTCCCCCCTCACCCTGTATCTCGCAGCCGCGGGTATCGGCACCCTGGGCCTGGTGGAGTTTGATGTGGTGGATGCCAGCAATATCCAGCGCCAGGTACTGTATTCCAGCGCCGACGTTGGCCGCCCCAAGCTGGAAGCGGCAGTGGAACGCCTGGCGCAGCTCAACCCTCACATCCAGCTCATCCCCCACCCCGAGCAGTTGACCGCGGACAACGTCACGGCCATTGCCGCGGGCTACGATATTCTGGTGGACGGCAGCGACAATTTTCCCTCCCGCTACCTGCTAAACGATGCCGCGGTGCTGGCAGGCAAACCGCTGGTCCACGCCAGTGTGTTTCGTTTCGAGGGCCAGCTGAGTGTATTCGATGCCGTTCGCGGACCCTGCTACCGCTGCCTGTTTCCGGAGCCGCCGCCGGCCGAACTGGTGCCTTCCTGTGCCGAGGGCGGGGTAATGGGCATGCTGCCGGGCATTCTGGGGAGCATGCAGGCGCTGGAGGTGGTGAAACTGATTCTCGACCGGGGACAGACACTGGTCGGGCGTTTGCTGCTATTTGACGGCCTCGCCGCGAGTTGGCGGGAGCTGCCGGTGAAGAAGGACCCGCAGTGCGCTATCTGTGGAACCCAACCTTCCATATCAGTACCTGCCGCACCACCGGCAGCGTGTGCCGATAGGCCGGATAATACGGGGACGACGGAAGTGCCACTGGTATCCGTGGAGGAAGTGGCGGCCCGTATCACTGCCCAGAGGCCCTGCGCCTGA
- a CDS encoding DUF2975 domain-containing protein: MPFGSDRIATGSWPPPAHKQMVGIVISFVPGAFIAAALWRLRQLFQLYARGEFFSGNTVALYSRIAASALWFIATLIAAQSALSVAMSYDTGSPHISLSFTHAHAFMLFGAILLRLVTWIMAVGHELENENRSFV; encoded by the coding sequence ATGCCTTTTGGTTCGGACAGGATTGCAACGGGGTCCTGGCCTCCCCCTGCGCACAAGCAAATGGTGGGGATTGTTATCAGCTTCGTTCCGGGCGCATTCATCGCCGCCGCGCTTTGGCGTCTCCGGCAACTGTTCCAGTTGTACGCGAGGGGAGAATTTTTCTCCGGTAACACCGTGGCGCTGTACAGCCGGATCGCCGCTTCAGCCCTGTGGTTCATCGCCACCCTGATTGCGGCACAATCGGCGCTGAGTGTCGCCATGTCCTACGACACCGGGTCGCCCCACATCTCTCTCAGCTTCACTCACGCCCACGCCTTCATGCTGTTTGGTGCGATTCTGCTGCGGCTGGTGACCTGGATCATGGCAGTGGGCCACGAGCTTGAAAACGAAAACAGATCTTTCGTCTAG
- a CDS encoding helix-turn-helix domain-containing protein: MPIIVRLDVQLSLNKMKSKDLANRIGITEQNLSLLKSGKVKGVRFETLEKICAALNCQPGDILEYFAGEDNNGKI; the protein is encoded by the coding sequence ATGCCCATCATCGTTCGCCTGGATGTTCAGCTATCGCTCAACAAAATGAAATCCAAGGACCTGGCCAACCGTATCGGGATAACCGAGCAGAATCTTTCACTCCTCAAGTCAGGAAAAGTGAAGGGCGTGAGATTTGAAACACTGGAGAAGATCTGTGCCGCCCTGAATTGTCAGCCGGGAGACATCCTGGAGTACTTCGCCGGCGAGGACAACAATGGCAAAATATAA
- a CDS encoding alpha/beta fold hydrolase encodes MSYIEVNGTEIHYIEQGPEEAPTLVFSHSMFFDVKMFEAQARALPWANCSLPPLL; translated from the coding sequence ATGTCCTATATAGAAGTGAACGGGACAGAAATTCATTACATCGAGCAAGGTCCGGAGGAGGCGCCGACCCTCGTTTTCAGTCATTCCATGTTCTTCGATGTGAAGATGTTTGAGGCCCAGGCACGCGCATTACCCTGGGCCAATTGCTCCCTGCCGCCATTATTGTAA
- a CDS encoding TonB-dependent receptor family protein, whose product MTLRPRFPRERLAAAVAAALLPVAALGQSAPERETPMPVIEVVGKRLEDLTRLTGSVVIVDREQLELIQPMSTEDALRRIPGINAKSEEETAIVSNVGIRGLSASESKSLILEDGVPVAPGLFIGNERYFNPRIQRVDSIEVLKGSASLRYGPSTIGGVINYQTKTPDDGVKVSARVGSFNTREGTVEAGGRTESGDAFAGIVATHARSDGFMDKDYEMSDIMAKAGIAFNEAHMVGLKFSWYENDANISYRGLLLEDYRAGRDYNPAPDDYFLTDRLGFDLNYEWRISDRATLKTLAYWSEVSRDYWRYSVDTPASNAAGRWVYTDDLTGNNRSFERYGIETRLTLDHDLFGFANEAEFGLRFMTEESDDTRIRATREADRTGINDRHRVDSADSVAGYAQNRFVISERFAVTPGLRIESYEQERVILTENNASESTSNTEFLPGVGATFELTPSAQLYGGVYRAFSPASNGVALDGLTDQDLDGERSDNYEIGIRGSQGALAYEVAAFYLDFDNQVVTGNSDPNLSQSNAGKTMHRGMELMLGYELGGGFSIDSNATWVPDSEFRSGENRGNRLPYAPKYLANIALNYSGDKISAALTAHHRGEQFGDPGNRVDIPDDAAGGIWGGRMPGYTVFDLMAQYRVSDSLTFFGAVKNIGDKQYITGLRQGIYVGPERSFEAGVRFSL is encoded by the coding sequence ATGACCCTACGCCCCCGTTTCCCCCGTGAACGCCTGGCGGCCGCCGTTGCCGCAGCGCTGTTGCCAGTTGCCGCTCTGGGCCAGTCCGCACCCGAGCGCGAAACCCCGATGCCCGTTATCGAGGTCGTCGGCAAACGTCTCGAGGATCTGACCCGGTTGACGGGTTCGGTAGTGATTGTCGATCGAGAGCAACTGGAACTGATTCAACCCATGTCCACCGAGGATGCATTGCGCCGGATACCGGGGATCAACGCCAAAAGCGAGGAGGAGACGGCGATTGTGTCCAACGTGGGCATTCGCGGGTTGTCTGCCAGCGAGTCCAAATCGCTGATTCTCGAAGACGGGGTGCCGGTGGCGCCCGGCCTGTTCATCGGCAATGAGCGCTACTTCAATCCGCGTATTCAGCGGGTCGATTCCATCGAGGTGCTCAAGGGATCTGCATCGCTGCGCTACGGTCCTTCCACCATTGGCGGAGTGATCAACTACCAGACCAAAACACCGGACGATGGCGTAAAAGTATCTGCCCGGGTGGGCTCATTCAATACCCGCGAGGGGACTGTGGAAGCGGGTGGCCGCACCGAGTCCGGGGACGCCTTCGCAGGCATTGTCGCCACCCATGCCCGCAGCGATGGTTTCATGGATAAAGACTACGAAATGAGCGATATCATGGCCAAGGCGGGTATCGCATTCAACGAGGCCCACATGGTGGGCTTGAAGTTCTCATGGTACGAGAATGACGCGAACATCTCCTACCGTGGGTTGCTGCTGGAGGATTACCGCGCCGGGCGCGATTACAATCCGGCCCCTGACGACTACTTCCTCACTGACCGGCTTGGCTTTGATCTCAACTACGAATGGCGGATAAGTGATCGTGCTACGCTCAAAACGCTGGCGTACTGGAGTGAGGTGAGCCGGGATTACTGGCGCTACAGCGTTGACACGCCGGCTTCCAATGCCGCGGGCCGCTGGGTTTATACAGACGATCTGACCGGCAACAACCGCTCATTCGAGCGCTATGGTATCGAGACCCGGTTGACGCTGGACCACGACTTGTTCGGCTTTGCCAACGAGGCGGAATTCGGGCTGCGCTTCATGACGGAAGAGTCTGACGACACCCGCATCCGCGCCACCCGCGAGGCGGACCGCACCGGTATCAACGACCGCCACAGAGTCGACTCGGCCGACAGTGTCGCCGGCTATGCACAAAACCGCTTCGTCATCAGCGAGCGATTTGCTGTCACGCCGGGCCTGCGGATCGAATCCTATGAACAGGAGCGCGTGATCCTGACCGAGAACAACGCGTCGGAATCGACCTCCAACACCGAGTTCCTGCCCGGTGTCGGTGCCACCTTTGAGCTGACACCGTCGGCCCAGCTCTACGGTGGTGTATACCGGGCATTCTCGCCGGCCTCCAACGGGGTCGCGCTGGACGGCTTGACCGATCAGGATCTGGACGGGGAGCGCTCAGACAATTATGAGATTGGCATTCGTGGATCCCAAGGCGCACTGGCCTATGAGGTTGCGGCCTTCTACCTGGACTTTGACAATCAGGTAGTGACCGGCAACAGCGATCCGAACCTGTCCCAATCCAACGCCGGCAAAACGATGCACCGCGGTATGGAGCTGATGCTGGGATATGAGCTGGGTGGTGGCTTCAGCATTGACAGCAACGCGACCTGGGTGCCGGATTCGGAGTTCAGATCCGGCGAGAACCGTGGCAACCGCCTGCCCTACGCGCCCAAGTATCTGGCCAACATCGCGCTCAATTACAGCGGCGACAAAATCAGTGCCGCGTTGACTGCGCACCATCGCGGTGAGCAGTTTGGCGACCCGGGCAACCGCGTCGATATTCCGGACGACGCTGCCGGAGGTATCTGGGGAGGCAGAATGCCGGGCTATACGGTGTTTGACCTGATGGCGCAGTACCGCGTGAGCGACAGCCTGACCTTTTTCGGCGCAGTGAAGAATATCGGTGACAAGCAGTACATCACTGGTCTGCGCCAGGGTATCTACGTGGGTCCGGAACGTTCCTTTGAGGCCGGTGTGCGCTTTAGTCTTTAG
- a CDS encoding alpha/beta fold hydrolase gives MPTIGVNGTTLYYRDNGAVNLPPLLCLHSLFLDGTMFDELAQVAEGRYRVLRPDFRGQGRSAAVTAEVIDMDILARDIEAFIESLGLKQVNAVVQSMGGDVILRLAARRPELFHSLVLLGTSARGEPPEQLAFVEGFLDAASAAGFVGEHLEILLAIMFGETTRSDPAKSDVVEYWRSRMQALPLALWPAMRGVVYRSGVVDSLPLIPTPSLVISGAEDKVRPGEWADEMAHGLPNVKHIRLPRVGHSVILEAPERAIPEIMRFLIDPLAESEGE, from the coding sequence ATGCCAACCATCGGTGTCAATGGAACCACGTTATATTATAGAGACAATGGTGCTGTAAACCTGCCGCCATTGTTGTGTCTCCATTCTCTGTTCCTGGATGGAACCATGTTTGATGAACTGGCACAGGTTGCGGAGGGAAGATACCGCGTTCTCCGACCTGACTTTCGAGGACAGGGACGAAGCGCCGCGGTTACGGCAGAGGTCATCGATATGGATATCCTGGCGAGGGATATCGAAGCCTTCATCGAGTCGTTGGGGCTGAAACAGGTCAATGCGGTTGTGCAATCCATGGGGGGCGATGTCATTCTCAGGTTGGCGGCCCGCCGGCCCGAGCTATTTCATTCTTTGGTGTTATTGGGCACCTCGGCGCGTGGCGAACCCCCTGAACAATTGGCGTTCGTGGAAGGTTTTTTGGACGCGGCCTCGGCAGCCGGCTTCGTCGGCGAACATCTCGAGATATTACTGGCGATCATGTTCGGTGAAACGACTCGGAGCGATCCAGCCAAATCTGACGTTGTTGAATACTGGCGCAGCAGAATGCAGGCGCTTCCACTCGCGCTGTGGCCAGCGATGAGAGGGGTAGTTTACCGATCGGGTGTTGTGGATAGTTTGCCGTTGATCCCGACGCCTTCCCTTGTGATTTCGGGCGCGGAGGACAAGGTGCGTCCCGGGGAATGGGCGGATGAGATGGCGCATGGATTACCGAATGTAAAACACATTCGTCTGCCTCGCGTCGGACACAGCGTCATTCTTGAAGCACCTGAACGAGCTATTCCTGAAATCATGAGATTTTTGATAGATCCTCTGGCGGAAAGTGAGGGAGAGTAG
- a CDS encoding NADPH:quinone oxidoreductase family protein, with protein MKALLSVKPGDPTTLAISDIPVPQPGKGQLRVRVKACGINYPDLLVIEDKYQFKPPRPFAPGCEISGFVDAIGEGATGWQVGDRLLAMLGSDGGLAEYAIVDAGNAIGLPDQLDLLQGAALLFTYGTTIHALADRGRLKPGETLLVLGAAGGVGLAAVEIGKAMGAEVVAAVSSEEKAAAAVEAGADRTMIYRRGPLDAESMRELARSFKEAVGPTGANVIYDPVGGCYSEPALRSIAWKGRFLVVGFPAGIASLPLNLPLLKSCDVCGVFWGGFIAREPDHNRRNLEKLLDWWTQGYICPRIDKVYPLDKGGQALARLASRTVIGKVVVCVDGQAPCDLAEGQL; from the coding sequence ATGAAAGCACTGCTATCGGTGAAACCAGGTGATCCCACGACACTGGCAATTTCCGACATTCCAGTACCCCAACCTGGCAAAGGGCAACTGCGTGTTCGTGTGAAGGCTTGCGGGATCAACTATCCCGACCTGCTGGTGATAGAGGACAAGTACCAGTTCAAGCCCCCGCGCCCTTTCGCGCCCGGCTGCGAGATCAGCGGCTTTGTAGACGCGATTGGAGAAGGCGCTACAGGATGGCAGGTCGGCGACCGTCTCCTGGCCATGCTGGGCAGTGATGGCGGTTTGGCTGAGTATGCTATCGTGGATGCGGGCAACGCGATTGGATTGCCGGACCAGCTGGACCTGCTGCAGGGTGCTGCACTGCTCTTCACATATGGAACGACGATCCATGCACTGGCGGATCGGGGCAGGCTGAAGCCGGGGGAGACATTGCTTGTTCTCGGGGCCGCCGGCGGTGTGGGCCTGGCAGCTGTGGAGATCGGCAAGGCGATGGGGGCCGAGGTAGTAGCCGCCGTATCCAGTGAAGAAAAAGCCGCCGCTGCCGTGGAGGCCGGCGCAGATCGTACCATGATTTACCGCCGTGGCCCCTTGGACGCAGAATCAATGAGAGAGCTCGCCCGCTCCTTTAAAGAAGCTGTGGGTCCGACAGGGGCGAATGTGATCTATGATCCGGTTGGCGGTTGCTACTCAGAGCCGGCATTGCGCAGCATCGCCTGGAAGGGGCGATTTCTCGTGGTGGGTTTCCCGGCTGGTATAGCCAGCCTCCCCCTCAACTTGCCCCTGCTCAAATCCTGTGACGTCTGCGGCGTGTTCTGGGGCGGCTTTATTGCACGGGAGCCGGATCACAATCGGCGCAATCTGGAAAAATTGCTCGACTGGTGGACCCAAGGTTACATCTGTCCCCGTATAGACAAGGTGTATCCGCTGGACAAGGGTGGACAGGCACTGGCGCGGCTCGCCAGTCGCACTGTCATAGGAAAGGTGGTCGTTTGCGTCGATGGGCAAGCACCTTGTGACCTAGCCGAAGGTCAGCTCTGA